The Pseudomonas sp. TH06 genome contains the following window.
TAGGGGCGGCGTTCGTTGAGGGCAAGCTCGAACTGGAGGGCTCGATCAGCGAAGTCATCCGGGTCTGCGACGAACTGAGTAATGCCTTGCTGGGTGAGGATGACGACAGTCAGCCTGTGCGTTCGGTCCATGACAAGGAAACCGATGCCAAAGCCATTTCCTACCACTACGACTTGTCCAACGCGTTTTACCAGCTCTGGCTGGACAGCGATATGGCGTATTCCTGTGCCTATTTCGAGACTGGCAGTGAAACGCTGGAACAGGCGCAGCAAGCCAAATTCCGTCACCTGTGCCGCAAGCTTCGTTTGCAGTCCGGCGACTATCTGCTGGATGTTGGTTGCGGTTGGGGCGGACTGGCGCGTTACGCTGCGCGCGAATTCGGCGCCAAGGTGTTCGGCATCACCCTGAGCAAGGAACAACTGGAACTGGCGCGCGAGCGTGTCAAAGCCGAAGGCCTGGAAGACCAGATCGAACTGCAATTGCTCGACTACCGCGATCTGCCGCAGGACGGTCGTTTCGATAAGGTGGTCAGCGTCGGCATGTTCGAACACGTCGGTCACGCCAACCTCGCCGAATACTGCAAAACCCTGTTCGGTGCAGTGAAAGAGGGAGGTCTGGTGATGAACCACGGTATCACCGCCAAACACACTGATGGCCGTCCGGTGGGGCGTGGAGCCGGCGATTTCATCGAGAAATACGTGTTCCCCAACGGTGAGTTGCCGCATCTGGCGATGATCTCGGCGGAGATCAGTGAAGCAGGGCTGGAGATCGTCGACGTCGAAAGTCTGCGTCTGCACTACGCGCGGACGCTGGACCATTGGAGCGAGCGACTGGAAGACAACCTGGAAGCCGCAGGGAAACTGGTGCCCGATCAGGCGCTACGGATCTGGCGCCTGTACCTCGCGGGTTGCGCTTACGCGTTCGCCCGTGGCTGGATCAATCTGCACCAGATCCTTGCAGTGAAAGCGCACGCCGATGGCAGCCATGAACTGCCATGGACTCGCGACGACATCTATCACCCTTGACCCTTGATCACCTCTTTACTTTCGGTAGAGAGGCGTTTCAAAGAATGGGTGAAATCAGCCGGGCGATCCGCATGCCGAGTTGTTGCAGGCGGTGGATCTCCCGGCTTTCTTCTTTGGCGATCTCGTAGGATTGCTCGAAGTCCGCGATGAGCATGTTCTCCACTGTGGCGGCGAAGGCGCTGTCGACGGTCAGCAACATCACTTCGAAATTCAGCCGGAACGAACGGTTGTCCAGATTGGCACTGCCGATGGCGCTGATTTCGCTGTCGATCAACACCACTTTCTGATGCAGAAAACCGGGTTCGTAACGGAACACCCGCACGCCGGCACGAACCGCTTCGAAGGCGTAAAGGCTGGATGCGGCGTAGACGATGCGGTGATCAGGACGCGACGGCAGCAGCAAGCGCACATCGACGCCGCGTAACACCGCCAGACGCAAAGCGGCGAACACGGCTTCATCAGGAATGAAGTAGGGGCTGGTGATCCATACGCGCTCCGTCGCTGCGTGAATGGCCTCGACGAAAAACAGCGAACAGGTTTCGTAGGCATCCGCCGGACCACTCGCGAGCAGTTGGCAGAGCACGCCGTCATCCGGGTATTCATCCGGAAGGATCAGCGGTGGCAATGCACGGGCGGCCCAGAACCAGTCTTCGGCAAACGATTCCTGCATGCACGCCACCACCGGGCCGCGCACTTGCACATGCGTATCGCGCCACGGCGCCAGCGGTGGTTTCTCGCCGAGGTATTCATCACCGACGTTGTGCCCGCCGACAAATCCGAGCACGCCATCGACCACGACGATCTTGCGGTGATTGCGGAAGTTGACCTGAAAGCGGTTGAGCCAACCGCTGCGCGTGGCGAACGCTTTGACCTCGACGCCGCCATCGCGTAACGCCTGCACATAACTGTGGGGCAGGGCGTGGCTGCCAATGCGGTCGTAGAGCAAATGAATGGCCACACCTTCGGTGGCTTTCTTCAGCAACAAATCGCGCAGGCGCTGGCCGAGACGATCATCGTGAATGATGAAAAACTGGATCAGCACTGCTTCCTTCGCTTGCTCGATAGCGTGGAAGATTGCCTCGAACGTTGCCGTGCCGTTGACCAGCAAACGAACTTCGTTGTTCGCCAGACACGGCATGCGCCCCAGTTTCGGCATGGCGCGCAGCGATGCGTAGGCATTCGAGGCGCGAGCGGTCAGCGCTTCTTCCACCCAGGGACGCCAGTTCAGCTCGGAGATGGCCTGACGCATTTGTTCGTTGGCCTGGCGGCGCGCCTTGATGTAACCATCGAAGGTGCTGCGGCCGAACACCAGGTAAGGAATTAGCGTCAGGTAAGGAATGAAGATCAGCGACAATGCCCAGGCGATCGAGCCTTGGGCCGTGCGCACCGTCAGCACCGCGTGAATCGCGGCGATCAAGCCTAAGGTGTGTATCAGGGCGATCAAATAACCGAAAATGTGCGGTCCGAAATAATCCATGGGGCAGCCTTGCTCCGCAAGATTCAATGCCCTAACAGACCATGTTCTGTGGCGAATGTCGCTATTTAATTGGTGCATGAACCGAAGCAATCGGCCGACGTCTAACGGCCACTACTGATCAGGAGTTACTCGATGAACGTTCGTCTGCTGGGTTTGGCGCTGGGCCTGGGTTTGGCATTGCCGGTGATTGCGCAGGCGCAAATGCTGCAGCCGGGTCTGTGGGAAATGACCTCAAGCAATGTGAAAGTCGATGATCAGCCGATGGATGTGCAATCGATCCTTGGCCAGCTTCAGGGCCAGATGACACCGCAGCAGCGGGCGGCGCTGGAGAAGAACGGCATCAATATCGGCGGCAAGGGTATCCGCGCTTGCCTGACGCCTGAGCAAGTGGCGACTAACGATATTCCGCTGGCCGATCCGCAATCGGGCTGCAAACAGCAGATCACCGAGCGCAGTGGCAACCAATGGAAGTTCCGTTTCAGCTGCCCGAAAGCGCAGGGTACGGGTGTGGCCACGTTCCTCAGTGATCGCGAATTCACCACCATCGCCAACGGTACGTTCAATGCGATCGGTATCAATCAGAAGGGCAGCCTGGAAACCCGCGCGGTGTGGCTCGGTCAGGATTGCGGCACCGTCAAACCAAGAGCTTAAAAGCTACTCCTTGTAGGAGCTGCGGCACGCTGCGATCTTTTGATTTCAAGAATCCGGATCAAAAGATCGCAGCCTCGTTTCACTCGAATGCTCCTACAGAGTTGGGTATCTGGCGAAGATTACTCAGCGCATGAATCGCAGCGGCAACCCTCGACACCCATCATTCACGCGACTCTCGTGCCAGGCGATCTGCCCAGACACCAGCGTCGTGCTCACCCGATGCCGAAAGCTTCGACCGGCAAACGGTGTCCACCCGCACTGCGACAATATCGGCTGTCGAGACACCTCCAGCATCTGCGGTTGGATCAACACCAGATCTGCCCAATACCCCTCACGCAAATAACCTCGATCCGGAATGGCAAACAGGTCCGCGACGCGGTGGCTGGTCTTCGCTACCAGCGTAGTCATCGGCAACACGCCATCCGCCACCAGTTCCAGTAATGCCGGCAGCGCATGCTGTACCAAAGGCAAACCCGAAGGTGCCTCGGCGTAAGGTCGCTGTTTTTCGGCCCAGGTATGCGGGGCGTGATCACTGCCGATCACATCCAGTCGATTGCTCAGGAGTGCCTCACGCAAGGCATCGCGGTCGGACTGAGTCTTGATCGCCGGATTGCATTTGATCAGGTTGCCGAGATCTGGATAGTCGCGATCATCGAACAATAAATGGTGCAGGCAAACTTCCGCGGTGATGCGTTTTTGTGCCAGCGGTTTATCTTCGAAGAGTGCCAGTTCGCGAGCCGTGGTCAGGTGCAAAACGTGCAGGCGGGTGCCGTGGCGTCTGGCGAGATCCACGGCCAGCGAGGAAGAGCGATAGCAGGTTTCGGCATTGCGAATCAGCGCATGTGCCTCTGGCGGCAGATGCTCACCGACGCGTTCTCGCAGGCTGGCCGCATTGGCGTCGATGCTCGGCGTGTGCTCGCAGTGGGCCAACAGAATCGTCGGCACGTCGGCGAACAGTCGTTCAAGAATCTGCGGGTCATCCACCAGCATGTTGCCGGTCGAGGCGCCCATGAACACTTTGACCCCGGCCACTTCGCACGGATTGAGCGCAGCCACGGTGTCGAGGTTGTTCTGGCTGACACCGAAGTGAAAGCCGTAATTGGCCACCGAACTGATTGCCGCCCGACGCTTCTTGTCGGCCAGTGCTTCGAGGGTGAGAGTCGCCGGGTGGGTGTTGGGCATGTCCATGAAACTGGTGATGCCACCGGCGACTGCCGCGCGCGATTCGGTGTGAATGCTGCCCTTGGCCGGCGCGCCGGGTTCGCGGAAATGCACCTGGTCATCGATCATGCCCGGCAGCAGCCATTGGCCGCTGGCATCAATTTCCACGGCGGCGTTTTCGCCTTCGATACTGCGCCCAATCTTGACGATGCGACCGTTGCTGACCAGCAGATCGCTGTCGAACTCCCGTCCCTCGTTGACCAGCCGTGCGTTGCGGATCAGCACACTGCTCATGATTCAGAACTCGTTCTGCAAGGCTTTATAGCCGCGCACCAGATCGACGTTGGTGCGCGCCACGTCTTCGGAAAACTCCGAGGCACTCACACTCACCGGCGGGAATAACGAGAGGTCGGTGTTCGGGCCGATGCGAGTAGTGGAGGGCACGTAGAACGCGTCGGGCAAGTCGCGCCCGTCGACCACCGAGTTGTGGCGCACCACACAGCCGTTGCCGACCACGCAATTGAACAACACGCTGTTGAAGCCGATGAACACGCGGTCGCCGACCACGCAGGGACCGTGCACGATAGAGCGGTGGGCGATGGACGTGTATTGGCCAATGGTCACTGCCGCGCCGGACTTGGAGTGGATGACCACACCGTCCTGAATGTTCGAATTGGCGCCGATGGTGATCGGCTCCATTTCGCCAGATGCATCGACTTCGTCGGCGCGGATCACCGCGTACGGTCCGACAAAGACATTCTCACCGATCACTACTTTGCCGCAGATGATCGCGGTTTTGTCGACGTAGGCCGACTCGGCAATTTGCGGCAGATCGCCTGAAGGGTTCCTGCGAATCATGGTTTGCTCAGCGCGTCGTAAAGGGTGTTGAGGTTGTATTCGAACAGTCCGGTGAACGTGCTGGCCGGCCCGCTGGCAGCCAGAGCATCGGAGTAGAGTGTGCCGCCAATGTGCGCGCCGCTCTCGTCGGCGATCTGCTTGAGCAATCGCGCGTCCTTGATGTTCTCCATGAACACCGCTTTGACTTTGGCCTGGCGGATCTGGGTGATCAGCGCCGCCACTTCTGCCGCCGACGGCTCACGTTCGGTGGACAATCCTTGCGGGGCCATGAAGTCAATGCCGTATGCCTGACCGAGGTAACCGAAGGCGTCGTGGCTGGTGACGATCTTGCGATTGCCCGGCGGCAGCGAACCGAGTTTGGTTTTGGCTTCGGCGAGCAGAGCGTAGATTTGCTTCAAATAGGTTTGGCTGTTGCGCTCGTAGTCCGCCTTGTTCGTCGGGTCGGCTGCGATCAGCGCCTTGGTGATGTTGGCGATGTACAACTCGGCGTTGGCCAGGTTATGCCAGGCGTGCGGATCGGGAACGGTTTCGCCATCCTCATCCAGCGAACGTGGAATCACACCATGGCTGGCACTGATAACTGCGGCTTGGGTGTCGGTGCTGGTCACCAGACGATCAAGCCATGGTTCAAATCCCAAACCGTTCTTGATGATCAATTTGGCCTTGAGCAACGCTTTGGCGTCGTCCGGTGTCGGTTCGTAGGTGTGCGCGTCAGCGTCCGGGCCGACCAGATTGGTGATCTGAATGTGCTCACCGCCGACTTGATGAACCATGTCGGCGAGGATGCTGAAGCTGGTGACCACCGGCAATTTCTCCGCCGCCGATATCGACATCGACAGCATCAGGCTGAACAGCACGAGTAGAACGCGCATCGGGAAACACCTCATTGGGATGTGAGCAATGGTGGGCGGCGCAGCAGACCGTGTACCGGACCGAACACCACGGACAGCAGATAACCGGCGCCGGCGACCAACACGATGGCCGGGCCGCTGGGTAGCGAGTAATAGAAAGACAGCAGTAAGCCGAGCCAAACCGACAAGCAGCCGAGGAGGGCGGCGATGGCAATCAGGACTGGCAAGCGTCGACTCCAGAAACGTGAGGCCGCGGCGGGTAGCATCATCAGTCCGACGACCATGAGCGCGCCGATTGCCTGGAATCCGATCACCAGATTCAGTACGACCAGGGTCAGGAACACGCCGTGGGCGAGTGGGCCTAGGCGGCTGACGGTTCTCAGGAACAGTGGATCGAGGGTGTCGAGCAGCAGTGGTTTGTAGATCAACACCATGGCGATCAGGCTGACTGCCGAGACCCACAACATGCCGGTGAGGGTCGGGCCGTCTACGGCCAATGCCGAGCCGAACAGCAGGTGTAGCAGGTCGAGGCGTTTACCGGCGATACCCAGAATCAACACGCCGCTGGCCAGCGATATGGGATAGATCGCGGCGAGGCTTGCGTCTTCACGCAGGCCGGTACGGCGGGTAATCCATGCGGCGATGCCGGCCATGCTCAGGCCTGCACCGAGCCCGCCGAGTGTCAGCGCCGGCAAACTCAGACCGGCGAACCAGAATCCGAGCGCTGCGCCAGGAAGGATGCCGTGGGCGATAGCGTCACCGATCAGGCTCATGCGGCGCAGGATCAAGAACACACCGAGTGGCGCAGTACTGCAGGCCAACACCAGGCCGCCGAGCAATGCTCGGCGCATGAAGACGAACTCGTTGAACGGTTGCCAGAGAGCGACGGTGAGCATCAGGCCACCTGCATGTGCGGAGACTGCTGGATGAGTTCTGCGCTCGAGCCATAAACACAGTCCCGGTTTTTGATCAGCAACGTTTTCGGGATGTGCTGGCGAACGGCAGTGAGGTCATGGCACACCACAACCAGCGTTCGACCTTCGGCCTGCCAGGCCTGGATGTGTTGCCAAAGCAGCTGCTGACCCAGTTCATCGAGTGCGGCGTGGGGTTCGTCGAGTAGCAGCACAGGGGAGTCGGTCAGGCTCAATCGCGCGAGTAGGGCGCGTTGTAGTTCACCACCGGAGAGGGCCATGAGCGAGCGATTGTCGAGGCCATTCAGGTGCCAGGCGTCCAGTGCCGTCGCGAGACGCTGGGCGCGCAATTGGGTGGAAAGTCTGCGTCCCCAGAAACCCGCCGCAACCAACTCTTGGAGGCTGATCGGGAATTGACGATCCAAATGCTGTTGTTGCGGGAGGAAGGACACCCCACTCTGACGTGGAACACTCAGGGTGACCTGTCCTGCCAAAGGCTTTTGTAGTCCGGCAATGACTTTCAGCAGGCTGCTTTTTCCACAACCATTGGCCCCGATGATTGCCGTCAGACTGCCGCTTTCAAACTCAAGGGTCAGGGGCGAGGTGAGGGGTTGGCCGGGTGCGCCCCAGCTAAGGTGCTGGCAACGAATCATGCTAGCTCCCGGCGCCAGGTGCTTTCCGCGACAGCGTCATGGGCGTGCAGGCTTTCGGCGTGAATCACGCGCAGGTGGAATGCGCTGACTCCCGGGGAGCGCCGTAGAGCGAGATTTAATCGGCGAGCGGCGTCTTCGCAGAACATCAGGTTCTGTCCATTGGCCAGGGCAAAGGCTTGTTCGTCTGCGCGTTTCACTGCTGTTTGTACGGCAGTGCCCAGTGCTGCTTCAGCGTCGTTGATGATTGCACTGAGCGGCAATTCATCGATGAACTCATCGAGATGCACGTGCAGTTGGGCGGTGCTGCGTTGGCTGTGTGGCGTGGCAACAATGCCTTGGGACGAGCCTAGCCAGGTGAGGACCTCGGCGTGTTGCAGAGGCTTGTTGGCGAAATCATTGACGAATTGTTGCTGGATCAATTGTCTCGCCAAGGCAGCTGAGCAAGGACAAGTTGAGGAGTAGGGCACGTCGATTTTGAGTTCCACGTGGAACACTGTGTTTTTCAGGCTGACCGAAATGATCGCTGGATAAGACTTCCATCCCGCCAAGGGGCTGACCATCGCCGGCCTTCTCAGCATCAAATCAGTATGAATATTCAGATACGCGTTGCTGGATAACCCGTCGTGGCTGTCGAGGAAATGTTGGAGAACTCGACGCAACAGAGCCGGGCAGAGACTCTCCTTTTCCAGGCTTTCCAAAGCCAGATACAAGCGCGACATGTGGATGCCACGCGCTTCACCATCGTCAAGGCTCACGCCTGCATCAGCCTTCGCAATCAAGCGCTGGCCATCCAACAACACCGGTAAAGCTATGCCGCACATTCCCACCCATTCAAGTGGCAAGGCTTGGCGAGCGGACTGCGCGGCGATATCCGGAAGTGTCAGAGAATTCATGTTCGGGACCGTGGTGTTGATTGAATTGAATGTTACATTATAACAATTCAAATCACGATGCCTTTTTCATGAACAGGCTTTCATATGCACAGACGTCGTTTGCTCAATCTGATTCTGGCCAGCGCGGCCTTCGCTTTACCCATCGGTGCCTCTGCTTCCTCTGCGCAAATCCGTCAGGCGAGGATCTGGCGTTCAGCTGAAAAGCTTCGATTGGTGTTCGATTTAAGCGCAGCGGTTCGCTACAAAGCGTTCAGTCTCGGCGCCCCTGAGCGACTGATTATTGATGTGAGCGGTGCCACGCTGAATGGGGATCTGAGCCAACTGGCACTCAGCGATACGGTGATTCGCTCGATTCGATCTGGGCAAACGGGGCTGGACGATACCCGTATCGTTCTCGATCTGAAGGCTCCGGTACTGCTAAACAGCTTCCTTCTGGCCCCTCAGGATGGGCAAGGTCATCGACTTGTCTTGGACCTGGTCAGTGCGAAACAAGAGTCGATAGTCGCAATGGTTCCACGTGAAACACCCGCGATTAAGGCCCATCGAAAGCGCGACATTATTGTGGTTGTCGATCCAGGCCATGGCGGAAAAGACCCCGGCGCAGTTGGCGCCAAGGGTGAGCGTGAGAAGGATGTCGTGCTTTCCATCGCTCAGTTGCTCGCCAGACGCCTGAAAAAAGAGAAGGGTTTTGACGTAAAACTGGTGCGCAACGACGACTTCTTCGTGCCCTTGCGCAAGCGGGTGGAGATTGCCCGCCAGCACAAGGCTGACATGTTTATCTCGGTGCATGCTGACGCAGCACCGCGACTGACGGCCTCAGGCGCATCGGTTTACTGCCTCTCCGAAGGTGGCGCGACATCGGCGACTGCGCGTTTCATGGCGCAGCGCGAGAACGGCGCAGACCTGCTCGGTGCTACCAGTCTGCTCAACCTAAAAGACAAGGATCCGATGCTTGCCGGGGTCATTCTCGACATGTCGATGAACGCCACCATCGCTGCCAGTTTGCAGCTCGGCAGTACGATTCTGGAGAGTCTGGCGGGGATTACCGCGCTGCATCAGAAGCGTGTGGAGCAGGCAGGATTTGCTGTGCTGAAGTCGCCCGATGTGCCATCGATCCTTGTAGAAACCGGCTTCATTTCCAATGCTCGTGACAGTCAGCGACTGGTCACCCAAAGGCATCAGCAAGCCATTGCGGACGGGTTATATGAAGGTGTGCAGCGCTATTTTCAGAAAAATCCGCCGATCGACAGCTTCCTGGCCTGGCAACAGGAACAACAAAAAGGCCTGGTTTAGCAGCCAGTAATCCGGCTACAGGTAAATTTTGCACTGCTGCCTCCCGAGCTGGAGAAGCGATTGATGGTCGTCCAACCCACCCGACGGGTGTAGCCCACCCAGGCTTCACCGTCTGAGGCGATACCGGTGAAGAACGTCAGTTGACCGAAGCGGCTGTTGGTTTGTGCCCAATATCGTTGGCCGTTCCTTTCGAAGCCACGCAGGTAAAGCGTATTGCCAATAGAGTTGACGCTGTAGGCATTACCCTCAGCGTCCATGCAGGCCAGCAGATTGGCGCTACGCGTGCAGGTGGCAAGCGCAGGATTTTGTCCCCAAGCGTTAGTGGCAGCTAACAACGCGAGGCTCAATATTGAGCATTTCAGCGCTTCTTTCATGACATTTCCTGAGCGACGTATTGATCGCAGCTTCCGACTCTTGGTCGTGAAGCGCAAGAGCGGGGCTGGCTAATTCATATTGTTATACTATAACATCAATTTGAACTGAGCCTGATTCGGCCGATTTCAAGCGTTTAGCTTCCTGCGAATCCATTGTTTGAAGCCCAAGAACGTCCAGCGCTACGCAAAAGCGCAGATCGGCTGCTACCTGAAGAGGATTACCCAATGTCAGCCGCACTGCCTGTTACCGTTCTTTCCGGATTTTTGGGCGCCGGAAAAAGTACACTTTTGAATTACGTACTACGTAATCGCCAAGGGCTGCGCGTGGCAGTCATCGTTAACGATATGAGCGAGATCAATATCGATGGCAGCGAAGTTCAACGTGATGTCAGCCTGAACCGCGCAGAAGAAAAACTCGTGGAAATGAGTAACGGCTGTATCTGCTGTACGTTACGCGAGGACTTGCTGGAAGAAGTCAGCAAACTGGCCGGCGAGGGCCGTTTCGATTACTTATTGATCGAATCCACCGGCATCTCCGAGCCATTGCACGTCGCGGAGACCTTCACTTTCCGTGATGAGCAAGGGCAAAGCCTCGCCGATATCGCCCGGCTGGACACCATGGTCACTGTAGTCGACGGTGTGAATTTCCTCCTCGACTATCAGGCCGCGGAAAGCCTCGCCTCTCGCGGGGAAGTCCTTGGTGAAGAGGACGAACGCTCCATCACCGACTTGTTGATCGAGCAAATCGAATTCGCTGACGTGCTGTTGATCAGCAAGATCGATCTGATCAGTCAGCGGGAGCGTGAGGAACTGACCGCCATTCTCAAGCGCCTCAACGCCCAGGCTGAAATCATCCCGATGGTGATGGGTGAAGTTCCGTTGGAGAGCATTATCAATACCGGTCGTTTCGACTTCGAAAAAGCCGCGCAAGCGCCGGGTTGGCTGAAAGAGTTGCGCGGAACGCACGTCCCGGAAACCGACGAATACGGCATCGCCTCTACCGCCTACCGCGCGCGAAGACCCTTTCATCCGCAACGCTTCTTCAACTTCATCGACCGCCCTTGGCTGAACGGAAAACTGCTGCGCTCCAAAGGTTTTTTCTGGTTGGCAAGCAAGCCGAATGACGCCGGCAGTTGGTCGCAGGCCGGTGGCTTGATGCGTCATGGTTTTGCCGGGCGCTGGTGGCGTTTTGTGCCGAAAGACCAGTGGCCGCAAGATCAGGAAAGCACCGTGGCGATTATGGAAAACTGGACGCCGAGCGTCGGAGACTGCCGTCAGGAACTGGTGTTTATTGGCCAAAACATCAATTTCCCGCAGCTATCAGACGAACTCGATGATTGCCTGCTGACCGACGAGGAAATGGCGCTCGGTGTGGAAGGCTGGCGGTTGCTGGTGGATCCGTTCGGCCCTTGGCACGCAGAGGTGGCCTGATGCTCGCGTTGAAAATGCTCCAGGACCGGACGCGCCATCAGTATCAAGGCAATACGCCAAAAACGCTGATACGGATTCTTGAAGATGACGTAAACCTTGCCATCTGGCAGCGACAGCTACCGCTGCACATTGCCGAGTTTGCCAGTTTGCTACTGTCGCTCAACGAACCCTTGGCAGAGTCGTTGTACCTGGATATCACGGACGAGGACGTCGATCCTGACCTCAACGGGTTGGCTTCAAACTTTCGCGATCTGGAGGGCTACGAAGGCTTTATCGCTGACTTGAAATGGCTGGTCGGCGCGTTCGCCTGCCTGCTCGGCGCGCGACGCATTGGCCTGCGCTTGCGCGTGCTGGATAAAGCCATGTGCCCGCGTTTCCACGTCGATCATGTACCGGTGCGACTTATCACCA
Protein-coding sequences here:
- the zigA gene encoding zinc metallochaperone GTPase ZigA; protein product: MSAALPVTVLSGFLGAGKSTLLNYVLRNRQGLRVAVIVNDMSEINIDGSEVQRDVSLNRAEEKLVEMSNGCICCTLREDLLEEVSKLAGEGRFDYLLIESTGISEPLHVAETFTFRDEQGQSLADIARLDTMVTVVDGVNFLLDYQAAESLASRGEVLGEEDERSITDLLIEQIEFADVLLISKIDLISQREREELTAILKRLNAQAEIIPMVMGEVPLESIINTGRFDFEKAAQAPGWLKELRGTHVPETDEYGIASTAYRARRPFHPQRFFNFIDRPWLNGKLLRSKGFFWLASKPNDAGSWSQAGGLMRHGFAGRWWRFVPKDQWPQDQESTVAIMENWTPSVGDCRQELVFIGQNINFPQLSDELDDCLLTDEEMALGVEGWRLLVDPFGPWHAEVA
- a CDS encoding DUF1826 domain-containing protein, which translates into the protein MLALKMLQDRTRHQYQGNTPKTLIRILEDDVNLAIWQRQLPLHIAEFASLLLSLNEPLAESLYLDITDEDVDPDLNGLASNFRDLEGYEGFIADLKWLVGAFACLLGARRIGLRLRVLDKAMCPRFHVDHVPVRLITTYAGIGSEWLREGEMDRLQLGQANAEPHEAWQIQRLTSGEVALLKGEKWHGNEGFGLIHRSPQLAPGERRLMLTLDWLG